Proteins found in one Aethina tumida isolate Nest 87 chromosome 1, icAetTumi1.1, whole genome shotgun sequence genomic segment:
- the LOC109597453 gene encoding uncharacterized protein LOC109597453 — protein MVQKGKRQILTPEEKAALRIHVRRKFKVLVQLIIYNKRWLEGNEDESELGDNAIKNIQMMLGKKKEKSLIGRHHKSIMMKESDKRTFEEIEELARVLPSNKFFRKYDYQCLLGLAKTLKFYYYPAGVRIYSQGCPPLAIYVILEGECNGLYKYYDRITHSTSIATYGQMRAGYAIGIVNVLTEKPRSLTVETAVASEIVGLAKEHFDKILKASYLKTFKKMAAHYNKFPNLRYWPADTKRVCSILCKWRLFKPNQLLLDDHSSLKDYAFFIISGTCYLLECLVVKVKRKKKLTTYTLANKEEVRRLLFKTSDDSIQSKEIDHDLVRIETHFIKICDFRALACFNIGENIGTRQVIAKTRVHCLLIPKVWLLHQNINNVWTIITGYLNRTIPDTQTVFKEFLQQMFWSNYKLKLVKEIMDNYVITNANFPENLPFSTRLSSPEYFTLHNKKL, from the exons atggtaCAAAAAGGTAAACGACAAATTCTAACACCGGAAGAAAAAGCGGCGCTAAGAATCCATGTGcgtagaaaatttaaagttcttgTCCAGCTGATAATCTATAATAAACGATGGTTGGAAGGAAACGAAGACGAAAGCGAACTGGGCGACAATGCGATCAAAAACATACAAATGATGTTGGGTAAGAAAAAGGAGAAGAGCTTGATAGGGAGACATCACAAATCTATTATGATGAAGGAGTCCGACAAGAGAACTTTTGAGGAAATTGAAGAGTTGGCTCGAGTGTTGCCTTCGAATaagttttttagaaaatatgacTATCAATGTCTTTTGGGTTTGGCGAAAACTCTTAAGTTCTATTATTATCCTGCGGGAGTCAGAATATATTCACAGG GGTGTCCTCCATTGGCCATATATGTGATATTGGAAGGTGAATGTAATGGTTTGTACAAGTACTATGATCGCATAACCCACTCCACCAGCATAGCCACTTACGGACAAATGAGAGCCGGCTATGCCATCGGCATAGTAAATGTTTTAACAGAAAAACCAAGAAGTCTTACTGTCGAAACTGCCGTTGCCTCAGAAATTGTAGGTTTAGCCAAGGAACACTtcgacaaaattttaaaagccaGCTACTTGAAAACATTTAAGAAAATGGCAGCGCATTACAACAAATTTCCCAATTTACGTTATTGGCCAGCTGACACCAAAAGAGTTTGTTCCATCTTATGCAAGTGGAGGTTGTTCAAGCCCAACCAATTGTTGTTGGACGATCATAGTTCGTTAAAAGATTACGCCTTTTTCATCATCAGCGGGACATGTTATTTACTGGAATGTCTAGTTGTAAAAGTCAAAAGGAAGAAAAAGTTGACCACGTACACTTTGGCCAACAAAGAGGAAGTCAGGaggcttttatttaaaa cATCTGATGATTCCATACAGTCCAAAGAAATAGACCACGACCTCGTGAGGATCGAAACGCACTTTATAAAGATATGCGATTTTCGTGCATTGGCTTGTTTCAACATTGGAGAGAACATCGGCACCAGACAGGTAATCGCAAAAACTCGTGTTCACTGCTTGCTTATTCCAAAGGTCTGGCTCTTGCATCAAAACATCAATAATGTCTGGACGATCATTACGGGATATCTAAATAGGACCATTCCAGACACTCAAACTGTCTTCAAGGAGTTTCTACAGCAAATGTTTTGGAGTAATTACAAGTTGAAATTGGTCAAGGAAATAATGGATAATTACGTGATTACCAACGCCAACTTCCCAGAAAATCTTCCATTCAGTACTCGGTTGAGTTCACcggaatattttactttacacAATAAGAAGTTGTGA